One part of the Streptomyces nigra genome encodes these proteins:
- a CDS encoding DJ-1/PfpI family protein, translating into MHIAMVLYDRFTALDIVGPYEALSRIPDARVEFVAETAGPVRADTGFLSLVADRALADVPHPDVVVVPGGPGTFTELENEKLLDWLRTADATTVWTTSVCSGSLLLAAAGLLRGRRAASHWLTLDFLPQYGAEPTADRVVVDGKYVTGAGVSAGIDMALTLVGRVAGDEHAQAVQLLTEYDPQPPYDAGSPLKAPAHLVEEFRTDSRFTLV; encoded by the coding sequence ATGCACATCGCGATGGTCCTGTACGACCGCTTCACCGCCCTCGACATCGTCGGCCCCTACGAGGCGCTGAGCCGCATCCCGGACGCCCGGGTCGAATTCGTCGCCGAGACGGCGGGACCGGTCCGCGCCGACACCGGCTTCCTCAGCCTCGTGGCAGACCGGGCGCTGGCCGACGTGCCGCACCCCGACGTCGTCGTGGTACCCGGCGGCCCCGGCACCTTCACCGAGCTCGAGAACGAGAAGCTGCTGGACTGGCTCAGGACCGCCGACGCCACGACCGTCTGGACGACCTCCGTGTGCTCCGGCTCGCTGCTCCTGGCCGCCGCCGGACTGCTCCGGGGCCGCCGTGCCGCCTCGCACTGGCTGACCCTGGACTTCCTGCCCCAGTACGGCGCCGAACCGACCGCCGACCGGGTCGTCGTCGACGGCAAGTACGTCACGGGGGCCGGCGTCTCCGCCGGCATCGACATGGCGCTCACCCTGGTCGGCAGGGTCGCCGGCGACGAGCACGCGCAGGCCGTCCAGCTGCTGACCGAGTACGACCCGCAGCCGCCCTACGACGCCGGCTCGCCGCTGAAGGCGCCCGCGCACCTCGTCGAGGAGTTCCGCACCGACAGCCGGTTCACCCTGGTGTAG
- a CDS encoding enoyl-CoA hydratase/isomerase family protein, with product MEPQLLHRVADAVATVVVHHPAKRNAMTAGMWRALPPLLDSLAADPAVRALVLTGEGGTFCAGADISTLQGSPEEAQELAVAAEEALAAFPKPTLASIRGHCVGGGSQLAAACDLRFAQEGALFGVTPAKLGIVYPASSTRRLVSLLGPATAKYLLFSGELIDADRALRTGLVDEVLPEGELDARVAEFCRTLVSRSQLTQAAAKEFANGRADRDGHWAQRARESGDTAEGVAAFLERRQPRFTWTVPTPG from the coding sequence ATGGAGCCCCAGCTGCTGCACCGTGTCGCCGACGCGGTCGCCACCGTCGTCGTCCACCATCCGGCCAAGCGCAACGCGATGACGGCCGGGATGTGGCGGGCGCTGCCCCCGCTGCTCGACTCCCTGGCCGCCGACCCGGCCGTCCGGGCACTGGTGCTGACCGGCGAGGGCGGCACCTTCTGCGCGGGCGCCGACATCTCGACACTCCAGGGGTCTCCGGAGGAGGCGCAGGAGCTGGCCGTGGCCGCCGAGGAGGCGCTGGCGGCCTTCCCCAAGCCGACGCTGGCGTCGATCCGCGGGCACTGCGTGGGCGGCGGGTCCCAGCTTGCGGCGGCCTGCGACCTGCGGTTCGCGCAGGAGGGCGCCCTGTTCGGGGTGACGCCGGCGAAGCTCGGGATCGTCTACCCGGCCTCCTCCACCCGGCGGCTGGTGTCGCTGCTGGGGCCGGCCACCGCCAAGTACCTGCTGTTCTCGGGTGAGTTGATCGACGCGGACCGGGCGCTGCGCACCGGTCTGGTCGACGAGGTGCTGCCCGAGGGCGAACTGGACGCGCGGGTCGCGGAGTTCTGCCGGACCCTGGTGTCGCGGTCGCAGCTGACGCAGGCCGCCGCCAAGGAGTTCGCGAACGGGCGCGCCGACCGCGACGGCCACTGGGCGCAGCGGGCGCGCGAGAGCGGCGACACCGCGGAGGGGGTCGCCGCCTTCCTGGAGCGCAGACAGCCGCGCTTCACCTGGACCGTGCCTACACCAGGGTGA
- a CDS encoding ATP-binding protein, which translates to MENHGRGSGPRPAGGAEDSLEPRPPDPLPYEGVWRFTAPAVEASVPQARHAVRDLLYRQGVPVPDDLVQGLLLIVSELVTNAVRHAALLSPMLAVEVAVGAEWLRVSVEDNHPYRPTALEADHGQTGGRGLLLVREITREAGGVCDVEHTATGGKVIWAAVPLKPVPERYL; encoded by the coding sequence ATGGAGAACCACGGGCGCGGGTCCGGCCCACGCCCAGCGGGCGGCGCGGAGGACTCCCTCGAGCCGCGGCCGCCGGACCCACTGCCGTACGAAGGCGTCTGGCGGTTCACCGCCCCCGCCGTGGAGGCGTCGGTCCCGCAGGCACGGCACGCCGTGCGGGACCTGCTGTACCGCCAGGGCGTACCGGTCCCGGACGATCTGGTCCAGGGGCTGCTGCTGATCGTCTCGGAGCTGGTGACGAACGCCGTACGGCACGCGGCGCTGCTGTCCCCGATGCTCGCCGTGGAGGTCGCCGTCGGCGCGGAGTGGCTGCGGGTGTCCGTCGAGGACAACCACCCCTACCGGCCGACCGCCCTGGAGGCCGACCACGGCCAGACCGGGGGCCGGGGGCTGCTCCTGGTCCGTGAGATCACCCGGGAGGCGGGCGGCGTCTGCGACGTCGAGCACACGGCGACCGGCGGCAAGGTGATCTGGGCCGCCGTCCCCCTCAAACCGGTCCCGGAGCGCTACCTCTAG
- a CDS encoding GlxA family transcriptional regulator, protein MDQRTVLFVLFDGVLSLDVSGPLEVFAGAETYRPGTYRLRTASLDGGPVRTSGGLTLVPDQALGDGLDAHTLVVPGGQGTRDPDPALIDWLRAHARLAERLVSVCTGSLLLAGAGLLDGRRATTHWAYCDKLARDHPAVAVEPDPIYVRDGQVSTSAGVTSGIDLALALVEEDLGRDIALAIARHLVVFLRRPGNQAQFSAQLAAQTARREPLREVQRWITEHPEADLAVETLAARASLSPRHFARAFQHETGTTPGRYVDRVRLEHARRLLEDTTDGIEEISRAGGYGTPEAMRRAFVRTLGVSPAEYRRRFRPASTP, encoded by the coding sequence ATGGACCAGCGAACCGTTCTCTTCGTCCTCTTCGACGGGGTCCTGAGCCTGGACGTCAGCGGTCCGCTGGAGGTCTTCGCCGGGGCCGAGACCTACCGTCCGGGCACCTACCGCCTCCGTACGGCCTCCCTGGACGGCGGCCCCGTCCGCACCTCCGGCGGCCTGACCCTCGTACCGGACCAGGCGCTCGGCGACGGGCTCGACGCGCACACCCTCGTCGTCCCGGGAGGTCAGGGCACCCGCGACCCCGACCCCGCGCTCATCGACTGGCTGCGCGCCCACGCCCGCCTCGCCGAGCGCCTCGTCTCCGTCTGCACCGGCTCCCTGCTGCTGGCCGGCGCGGGCCTCCTGGACGGGCGCCGGGCCACGACCCACTGGGCGTACTGCGACAAGCTCGCCCGCGACCATCCGGCGGTCGCCGTGGAGCCCGACCCCATCTACGTGCGCGACGGGCAGGTGTCCACCTCCGCCGGGGTCACCTCCGGCATCGACCTCGCGCTCGCGCTGGTCGAGGAGGACCTCGGCCGGGACATCGCCCTCGCCATCGCCCGCCACCTCGTCGTCTTCCTGCGCAGGCCCGGCAACCAGGCGCAGTTCAGCGCCCAGCTCGCCGCCCAGACCGCCCGCCGCGAGCCGCTGCGCGAGGTCCAGCGCTGGATCACCGAGCACCCCGAGGCCGACCTCGCGGTCGAGACGCTCGCCGCCCGCGCCAGCCTCTCCCCGCGCCACTTCGCCCGCGCCTTCCAGCACGAGACCGGCACGACACCCGGCCGGTACGTCGACCGGGTCCGCCTCGAACACGCCCGCCGGCTCCTTGAGGACACCACGGACGGCATCGAGGAGATCTCCCGGGCCGGCGGCTACGGCACCCCCGAGGCCATGCGCCGCGCCTTCGTCCGCACCCTCGGGGTGTCCCCGGCCGAGTACCGCCGCCGCTTCCGCCCCGCGTCCACGCCCTGA
- a CDS encoding LPFR motif small protein yields the protein MFRAIADVLRQIGGAIATVVTLPFRALARLFGGASGSARGRRA from the coding sequence GTGTTCCGTGCCATCGCAGACGTCCTGCGCCAGATCGGCGGCGCCATCGCCACCGTGGTGACGCTTCCGTTCCGGGCGCTCGCCCGGCTGTTCGGCGGGGCGTCGGGCAGCGCCCGCGGCCGCCGGGCCTGA
- a CDS encoding SCO6745 family protein, whose translation MTTAALEPRAGRRCQNMLNSLHSTLYFAPETREELGALGITHPKAVNFAVRAAAMGPVGAGPVTAAFYNYKYEAVARHVPAVWEVASPEAVLAARSRAVDRTLRRLLGEDVVTSAEMAEAARLALRAGEACSRSARPLYSAYADLPVPEQPHLAYFHATTLLREHRGDGHLAMLMSAELDGLEAVVTHTATGKGMTPKWVFATRGWSQEDWDAACGRLRERGLLDDAGELTPEGVALRTEIEAGTDRLDRAPYRHLGAEGVARLTELGAGFARAAAGAGAFPADLLGKG comes from the coding sequence ATGACTACTGCCGCCCTGGAGCCGCGTGCCGGCCGCCGCTGCCAGAACATGCTCAACTCCCTGCACTCGACGCTGTACTTCGCGCCCGAGACGCGTGAGGAGCTGGGCGCGCTCGGGATCACGCACCCCAAGGCCGTCAACTTCGCGGTGCGGGCGGCGGCGATGGGCCCCGTCGGCGCGGGCCCGGTCACGGCGGCGTTCTACAACTACAAGTACGAGGCCGTCGCCCGGCATGTGCCCGCCGTGTGGGAGGTCGCCTCGCCCGAGGCCGTCCTGGCGGCCCGCTCGCGCGCGGTGGACCGGACGCTGCGCCGCCTCCTCGGCGAGGACGTGGTGACCTCGGCGGAGATGGCCGAGGCGGCCCGGCTCGCGCTGCGCGCCGGCGAGGCGTGCTCCCGCAGCGCCCGGCCGCTGTACTCGGCGTACGCGGACCTGCCCGTGCCCGAGCAGCCGCATCTGGCGTACTTCCACGCCACGACGCTGCTGCGCGAGCACCGGGGCGACGGGCATCTGGCCATGCTGATGTCGGCGGAGCTGGACGGCCTGGAGGCGGTCGTGACCCACACCGCGACCGGCAAGGGCATGACGCCGAAGTGGGTGTTCGCCACCCGGGGCTGGTCCCAGGAGGACTGGGACGCCGCCTGCGGACGGCTGCGGGAGCGCGGTCTGCTCGACGACGCGGGCGAGCTGACGCCCGAGGGGGTCGCCCTGCGCACGGAGATCGAGGCCGGCACGGACCGCCTCGACCGGGCACCGTACCGGCACCTCGGGGCCGAGGGCGTGGCACGGCTGACGGAGCTGGGCGCCGGATTCGCGCGCGCGGCGGCCGGCGCCGGGGCGTTCCCGGCGGATCTGCTCGGCAAGGGCTGA
- the idi gene encoding isopentenyl-diphosphate Delta-isomerase codes for MPITPATSTQSPSKGAADAILLELVDENGVTIGTAEKLAAHQPPGQLHRAFSVFLFDEHGRLLLQQRALGKYHSPGVWSNTCCGHPYPGEAPFAAAARRTFEELGVSPSLLAEAGTVRYNHPDPESGLVEQEYNHLFVGLVQAAPRPDPEEIGEIAFVTAAELAERHAKEPFSAWFMTVLDAARPAVRELTGPSAGW; via the coding sequence ATGCCGATCACACCTGCCACCTCGACGCAGAGCCCGTCGAAGGGCGCCGCTGACGCGATTCTGCTGGAACTGGTCGACGAGAACGGTGTGACGATCGGCACCGCGGAGAAGCTCGCCGCCCATCAGCCGCCCGGGCAGCTGCACCGCGCCTTCTCCGTGTTCCTCTTCGACGAGCACGGCCGGCTGCTGCTCCAGCAGCGGGCGCTCGGCAAGTACCACTCCCCCGGTGTCTGGTCCAACACGTGCTGCGGTCACCCCTACCCCGGGGAGGCACCCTTCGCGGCGGCGGCCCGGCGTACGTTCGAGGAGCTCGGCGTCTCGCCGTCGCTGCTGGCCGAGGCGGGCACGGTCCGCTACAACCACCCGGACCCCGAGTCGGGCCTGGTGGAGCAGGAGTACAACCACCTGTTCGTCGGCCTGGTGCAGGCCGCGCCCCGGCCGGACCCGGAGGAGATCGGGGAGATCGCCTTCGTCACGGCGGCCGAGCTGGCCGAGCGGCACGCCAAGGAGCCGTTCTCGGCCTGGTTCATGACCGTGCTGGACGCGGCCCGTCCGGCCGTCCGCGAGCTGACGGGCCCGTCGGCCGGCTGGTGA